GGCCGACGACCACCAGGCCACCCAGCCGATGGTCGACGGCAAGTGCGTGCAGGTGCAGGTGGAGGCGCGCGGCGCGGCGGACGTGGCCAACGAGCTGCCGACGGCCCAGATCAACCCGCCCGCGCTGTGGGTGCCGGACTCGTCCATGTGGGCCGCCGAGACCCAGCGGCAGGCGGGCGACCAGGGCGCCGAGGCGCCGAGGCTGGACGACCTCGGCTCGCTGGCCAGCTCGCCGCTGGTCATCGCGGGCTCGGAGCGGTCCATGACCGCGCTCGGCTGGCCGATCGCGCCGGTGACCTGGGCGCGGGTCGTCGACCCGAAGGTGCAGGTCACGCTGAGCGACCCGACCACGTCCACCGAGGGCCTGGCCACGCTCGCGGTCATCCGCGCGCAGCTCGGCAACGCGGACGGCACGCCCAAGCCGGAGCTGATCGGCGCGCTGCTGCGGGTCGGCCGCGAGGCGCTGCCGTCCGTGCGCGACGCGTTCGGCAAGGTCGTGCAGGGCGACGAGGACGCGCCGGTGTTCACCGCTTCGGAGCAGTCCGTGCTGGCCGCGAACCGGGCGGCCGGCTCGCGCCGGGTCGTCGCCTCCTACCCCAAGGAGGGCACCATCTCGTTCGACTACCCGGTGGTGCGGGTGAACCGGGCGGGCGAGCAGGCGGGCACCTCGCAGGCGGCCGAGGGCTTCGTGCGGGCGCTGCGCACCGAGCGGACCGCCCAGCGGTTCGCCGAAGCGGGCTTCCGCACCGCCGACGGCGTCGCGCCCGGCGGGTGGACCAACGAGCGGGACGGCGTGCGCGGTGACGACGTCGCCCGGCTGAGGACGCCCGACCCGGACCAGGTCTCCGAGCTGCTGCGCACGTGGGGCGCGGTCAGCCTGGACACCCGGATGCTGGCCGTGCTGGACGTGTCCGGCTCGATGGCCGAGAAGATGAGCAACGGCCAGACCCGGGTCGAGGCGGCCCGGGAGGCGGCGCTGACCGCGTTGGGCATGCTGCCCGACACCTCAGAGATCGGCCTGTGGGCGTTCTCGACGGACAAGAAGCCGCCGAACGACTGGATCGAGCTGGTGCCGGTCGGCCCGCTGGGCGAGCCGATCGGCGGCGCGCCGCGCCGGGTGCAGCTGCAGAAGGGCGCGGGCAACCTGCCCGCCCTGGTCGGCGGCGGCACGGCGTTGAACGAGACGGCGCTGGCGGCGTTCCGGCACATCCAGAAGACCTACGACCCGTCGAAGATCAACTCGGTCACGCTGATCACCGACGGCAGCAACGACGACATCTCCAGCATCGACCTGCCCGCCCTGCTGGCCACGCTGGCCGGCGAGGCCGACCCGGCCCGCCCGGTGCCGATGATCATGGTCGGGCTGGGCGCGGACGCGGACATGGACGCGCTGCGGCAGATCGCCGAGGCCACCGGCGGCAAGGCGTACCAGGCGATGGAGCCCGAGGACATCCGCGGCGTCCTGCTGGACGGCATCTCCCAGCGCCGCTGCCGGCCGAACTGCTGATCCGGGGGCGGCTCGCGCGAGCCGCCCCCACCTCGTCAGCTGGAGTAGACCTTCGGGTCCAGCGTGCCGATGTAGGGCAGGTCGCGGTAGCGCTCGGCGTAGTCCAGGCCGTAGCCGACCACGAACTCGTTCGGGATCTCGAACCCGACGTACCTGACCGGCACCTCGACCTTCACCGCGTCCGGCTTGCGCAGCAGCGTGCACACCTCCAGCGACCGCGGCTTGCGCGACGCCAGGTTCTTGAGCAGCCACGACAGCGTCAGGCCGGAGTCGATGATGTCCTCGACGATGACCACGTCGCGGTCCGCGATGTCCCGGTCGAGGTCCTTGAGGATGCGCACCACGCCGGACGACGAGGTGGACGAGCCGTAGGAGCTGACCGCCATGAACTCCAGCTGCACGGGCACCGGCAGCGCCCTGGCCAGGTCGGTCATGAACATCACCGCGCCCTTGAGCACGGTGATCAGCACCAGGTCGTTCCCACCGTCGGCCGGGTAGTCAGCCGCGACCTTGTTGGCCAGCTCGGTGACCTTGTCGCTGATCTCCTGCTCGGTGATGAGCACGGAACTGATGTCGCCGTCGTACACGGACGGTTCCCCTTTTGTCATGACTGCACTGGTTCCACTCGCAGCCTGCCATGCGCGCGGCGCGCCACAAAGCCGCCCGGCAACCACACACCGCCTTGACCTCGCCACTCGCTCACCAGGGCGTCCACCCGGCGCAGGTGCGAGTCGGACAACTCGGGCACGTTCTCGCGCAGCAGCCAGCGGCGCAGGACGCGGCGGCGCAGCGCGGTCGGCAGCACGCCGACGTCGGCCACCGAGCGGCAGTCGCCGTCGAACGCCTCGGCCAGCTCGTCCAGCGCGTCGTTGTCCTCGCGCAGGTGGGCGGCGGTGCGGGCGAGGGCGTCGGCCACCCCGCCCTGCAGCACCTCTTCGAGCAGCGGCAGGACCTCGCGGCGCAGCCGGACCCTGGTGTAGCGGGGGTCCCCGTTGTGCGGGTCGTCCCACGGCGTCAGGCCGAGTTCGTCGCACACGGCCCTGGTCACGGCCCTGGAGACGCGCAGGAGCGGTCGGCCCCAGGGCGGGTCGTGCGGGCGCATCCCGGCGATGCTGCGCGGCCCGGAGCCGCGACCGAGGCCCAGCAGCACGGTCTCGGCCTGGTCGTCCCGCGTGTGGCCGAGCAGGACCACGCCGCGGTCCGGTCGCAGCGCGGCGTACCTGGCCCGGCGCGCCGCCGCCTCAGGTCCACCCGATCCGGTGACGTCGACGCGGCGCACCTCAGCCGTCAGGCCCAGTTCCCGGCACGTCCGCGCGGCCCGTTCGGCGACGTCGGCGGAGCCCGGCTGCAGGCCGTGGTCGACCACGACGGCGCGCGCGTCGGTCAGCCCGGCCGTGACGGCGGCGAGGGCGAGCGAGTCCGCGCCGCCGCTCACCGCCACCGCCACCCGCTCGGGCCGGTGCTCGGCCAGGTACCGCCTGACCGCCGTGCGCACCTCGGCCACCGGTCCGTTCACGCCCGCCCGCCTACGGCTGGACGCGCCGCAGCCAGCCGGCCGGATCGGTGATCTCGGCGCGCGTGGGCAGCGTGTCGGCGCTGGTCCAGACGGTGTTGAAGCGCTCCATGCCGACCGCGTCGACCACGTGCCCGGTGAACGCCGCACCCTCCGCGTACTGCCGCACCTTCGCCTCGACGCCGAGCAGCGTGCGCAGCACGCGGTCCAGCACGCCACCGCCCTGGCGGCGGACGGTGAAGCGCTCGCGGATCGTGCGGACCGACGGCACGACGTCCGGGCCGACGGCGTCCATCACGTGGTCGGCGTGGCCTTCGAGCAGGGTGGACAGGGCGATCAGCCGGTCCAGCACCTCGCGTTGGCCGGGGCTCTGCAGCAGCTCGATCAGGCCGCCCGCCTCGCGCAGCCGCTTCGGCAGGTCGCGCAGGCGTGGCGCCGAGCCCTCGTCCATGCTGCCGAGCAGGGTCGCGACCAGGCCCTCGAAGTGCTCGGCGAGCCACGGCACGGCGGTGAACTGCAGCCGGTGCGTGCCCTCGTGCAGGCAGACCCACATGCTGAAGTCCTCGCCGGAGACGTCCAGCGCCCGCTGCGCGCCGACGATGTTCGGCGCCACGAGCAGCAGCCGGCCGCCGTCGGAGAACGGGTCGTACTGGCCGAGCACCCGGGCGCTGAGGAACGCGACGACGACGCCCGCCTGGACGCCCGCCGTGCCCGCGAGGACGCCGCTGAGCGCGCCGGACTGCTTGGGCAGCGCGCCGTCGGTCAGCGCGGCGAGGCCCTGCACGGCGGCCCGCACCCACCCCGGCCGGTCGACCACCTCGCCCTGCCTGAGCGGCAGGCCGTGGCCGAGGCCGGTCAGCTCGCGGACGTGCACCTCGGCGTCCACGGCGAGTTCCCGCAGGCGGTGCACGGCGACGTCCGCCTCGGCTCTGGGCACGATCGGGCCGGGGCGGACGAGCCTGGTCGCCGTGGTGACGGCCAGGTCCCAATCGACCGGGGCACTGCGGTCCTGCGTCGCCGGGTTCACCCTCCTGACGCTACCTGCGCAACCCGCCCGAACGTAGAACTCGGGCACCCCGAACGTTCGACTCGCGGTACGCGGGCGTTCGACTCGCGCGCGAGTCGAACGTTCAGGGCCCGCGAGTCGAACACCCGCGTACCCCGAGTTCTACGTTCGGGGGTCAGCAGCCGCAGGTGCGGAGGGCGGCGGCCAGTTGGTCCAGGGCGCCGCGGACCACCGGGACGTCCTGGTGGGGGCTGGTCGAGATGAACGCGAACACGAGCAGCCGGCCGTCCACGTCCACGACGACGCCGGCGAGCGAGTTCAGGCTGGTCAGGGTGCCGGTCTTGGCCCGCACCCAACCGCGGCCGTCGGCGCCCCACTGCTCGTACCGGCCCGCCAGCGTGCCGCTGCCGCCCGCCACCGGCAGGGCGGTCAGCAACGGTCGCAGCTTGGCCGTCCTCGGGTCCGAGGCGTCCGGCTTGGCCGCCGCCGCGAGCACGTCCGTCAGCAGCTTCGTCGGCACCTTGTCGTTCGGCGACAACCCGCTGGCGTCCACCATCGTCACCGCCGACAGGTCGAACCCGTTCTCGGTCAGCACGTCCCGCACCGCCTTGGCCGCGCCCTCGAACGACGGCTCCAGCCCGCGCGCCTTGGCCACCTCGCGGGCCATCGTCTCGGCCAGCACGTTGTCCGAGATCTGCATCAGGTTCTCGACCAGCTGGTCCACCGGCGCCGACTTGACCTCGCCGAGCACCGCCGCGCCCGGTGACGCCACGCCCGCCGCCACCGCAGTCACGCCCAACCGCTGCGCCAACGCACCGGCGGCCGCGGCGGCGGGGGTCGACGTGCGCCGCACCTCGTCCCTGGTCGGGTCCTCGCGCCCGCCGTCCACCATCACCGGCTCGATCGGCGCGACGTACCCGCCCGGCACGTCACCGGGGTCCCAGCCGGGGGCCGTGCCCGGTCCGGCGTACCGCGTCACGTCGTACTGCACCTGGGTCACCTGCTCGCCCGACGCGCGCACCTGCGCGACCAGGTCGTCGATCGTCGCCGCGCCCGGGTACACCGTCCGCTGTCCCGCGGGCAGGGATGACAGGGTCGGGTCGCCGCCACCCACCAGCACGATCGACCCCGGCTGCGCGCCGCGCACCACCTTGGTCGACAGCTGGGAGGTGTGGTCGAGGGTCAGCAGCGCCGCCGCCGCGGTCAGGACCTTGATCGTGGACGCGGGGGTCAGCGGGGTCGTCTCGCCCTGGTTCCACAGCAGCGTGCCGGTCGCCGGGTCGACCACCGAGCCGGACACGGGCGCCAGCACGGCGTTCGCCACCGGGCCGGCCAGCACGGCCCGCACGCCGGCGGCCGTCGGCGGGGCGCCCTCCACGCCGATGCCGCGCACCGACAGCGTCACCGGCGCGGGCGGCGGCGGGGCGGCCGTCGTCGCCGCGGGCGTCGTGTCGAACCAGCCCATCCGGGTGCCGGCCACCGCCGCGCCGGCCAGCGCGACCACCAGCAGCGCCACGGCGGCGAGCACGAACGGGCGCTTCCGCCGGCGCGCCGGCGCGGCAGGCGTCGCGGACGTGGTGGGAGGGGTGGGCGGAGCAGGTGGCGGAGAGGCCGGTTCTTCACGTTCCGTGATCGGTTCAGGAGCCGGATCAGGTTCCGACTTGATCTCGGTCGTGGGCTCCGCCCGCGGCGCCGGAGCGGGCGGGACGCGCTCCGGCCGCACCCGCGCGGGCTGGGCGGGCGGCGGCACGGCGATCCGCATCGTGGGCGGGTCAGGCCGTCTGACCTGCACCGTCGGCGGCTCGCGGTCGACCTCGTCGCCGTCAACGGTCGGCCACGATGGCTCGTCGGGCACGCAGTCCTCCGCGGTCGAGTACGGGCAACGTCACACCCTCGGCAAGGGGTTGACGAGACGTCGTAGTCCACACTAGTGGCGTAACGAACGGCTAAGACGAGCGAGGACCGCGCAGTGGAGTTCGACGTCACGATCGAGATCCCCAAGGGGGTCCGCAACAAGTACGAGATGGACCACAAGACGGGGCGCATCCGGCTGGACCGCACCCTGTTCACGGCCACTCAGTACCCGGCGGACTACGGGTTCGTCGACGACACCCTCGGCGAGGACGGCGACCCGCTCGACGCGCTCGTGCTGGTGCAGGAGCCGACGTTCCCCGGCTGCCTGATCAAGGCCCGCGCGATCGGCATGTTCCGGATGACCGACGAGAAGGGCGGGGACGACAAACTGCTGTGCGTCCCGGCCGAGGACCCGCGCTCGGAGCACCTGCGCGACATCCACCACCTCAACGAGTTCTACCGGCTGGAGATCCAGCACTTCTTCGAGGTCTACAAGGACCTGGAGCCGGGCAAGAGCGTCGAGGGCGCGACGTGGGTCGGCCGCACCGAGGCCGAGGCCGAGATCATCCGCTCGTACCAGCGACTCAAGGACGCCGTCGCGCGCGGCGAGGACCACTGAGCTGACGTGCGAAGAGGCCCGCCCCCGTCCGGGGAGCGGGCCTCTCGGCGTTCACGGGGTCAGTGCATCGCGACCGGCGCGGGCTGATCGCCCTCGGAGTTCGCGTCCTGCACCCGCTCCAGGCCGGACCGGCTGGACAGCGGAATCTCGCGCAGGAACCAGATGATCACGAAGCCGATCAGCGTCACCACGCCGCCGACCAGGAACACCAGGTCGATCGAGCTGGAGAAGCCGTCCAGGAACGGCCGGGCCAGCACCGGGTCGAGCTTGGCCAGGAACTCGGTGTTGTCCAGGTCGAAGCCGCTGCCGCTCTGCAGCCCGGCGGCGAACTCGCGGTTCTCCGGCCGGGCCAGCGCGGCCTGGAAGTCGGGCGTGGCCGACGCCGCGCGCAGCGCGTTGCCGATCTTGTCGCCGACCGTGCTGAAGAGGATGGACAGGAACACCGCGGTGCCGACCGTGCCGCCGATCTGGCGGAAGAACGTGGCCGACGAGGTCGCCACGCCCATGTCGCGCGGCTCGGCGTCGTTCTGGATCGCCACCAGCAGGGTCTGCATGCACAGGCCGAGGCCGGCGCCGGTGAAGAACATCAGCACCAGCGGCTGGTAGATCGCCGTGTCCGTGCCGACCGTGCTGAACAGGAACAGCGAGACCGACATCAGGCCGAACCCGATGACCGGGAACACCTTGTAGCGGCCGGTCTTCGCGGTGATGTTGCCGCTGGTGCCCGCCGCGGTCATGATGCCGAGCGTCAGCGGGAGCATCATCAGGCCGGACTGGGTGGCCGAGTAGCCCTTGACGATCTGCAGGTACAGCGGCAGCGACACCATGGCGCCGAACATGCCGACGCCCAGGACGAAGTTGATCGTGTTGCCCAGCGAGAACGTCTGCCGCTTGAACAGCCGCAGCGGCAGCAGCGCCTCGTCGCCCATCCGCTTCTCGGTGAACACGAAGCCGACCAGGCCGAGCACGCCGACGACGTACATGGCGATCGCCGTGCCGGACGCCCAGCCCCACTCGCGGCCCTGCTCGGCCACGATCAGCAGCGGCACCAGGCCGGTGGTCAGCAGGCCCGCGCCGACGAAGTCGATCCGGTGGTTCACCCGCTGGTGCGGGATGTTGAGCACCTTGGCGACCACGACCAGCGCGACCAGCGCGATCGGCACGTTGACCAGGAACACCCAGCGCCAGCCGGCCGTGCCGAGGAAGGACTCCATGCCGGCGAACAGGCCGCCGACGACCGGGCCCGCGACGCTGGAGACGCCGAACACGGCCATGAAGTAGCCGGTGTAGCGGCTGCGCTCGCGCGGCGACGTGATGTCCGCCAGGATCGCCATGGCCAGCGACATCAGGCCACCCGCGCCGAGGCCCTGCACCGCGCGGAACGCGGCCAGCTCGTACATCGAGTTCGCGATGCCGGACAGCAGCGAGCCCGCGAGGAACAGCGAGATCGCGGTCAGGTACATGGGCTTGCGGCCGTAGATGTCGGACAGCTTGCCGTACAGCGGCGTGGAGATCGTCGCGGTGATCAGGTAGGCGGTGGTCGCCCACGCCTGCAACGTCTGGCCGTGCAGCTCGTCCGCGATGGTCTTCATGGCCGTGGCCACGATCATCTGGTCGAGCGCGGCCAGGAACAGCCCGAGCAGCAGGCCCGACAGGATCGTCAGGATCTGCCGGTGGGTGAGCAGGGCGGCGCCGGGTGGCGGCGCGTCCGCTCGGGTTGTCGTCTCCGACATCACTTCTCCCCTTCTGAGCGCGGCCCCAGTCCGCTCTCAGCGATGAAATCCGGTAGCGCCTTCTCGTAGTCCCCCACGAAGCGCTCGAAGTACTCGATGAACCGGTCCCACTCCGCCGCGGGCCAGTCCGCGAACAGCCGGGCCAGCAACTCGTTGCGCCGGGCGCGGCGCTCGGCCAGCAGCCGGGCGCCCGCCTCGGTCACGGCCAGCACGCTCGCGCGGCCGTCGACCGGGTCCGCCCGGCGTTCCACCAGGCCGTCCCGGACCAGCGTCGCCACCTGGCGGCTGACCGTGGACGGGTCGGAGAACACCGCCTCCGCCAGCGCGCCCGCCCGTGACGGGCCGAGGTGGTTGAGGTTCGCGAGCAGCACGAAGGACGCCTTGTCCAGACCGGACTTGCTCATGTGCGCGGCGACGCAGGCGTGCATCTTGTTCATGCGCACCAGGGCCATGCCCAGCCGGTCGGCCAGGGCGAGCTCCTCGACCCGCACTTCGTCACCCACCGGGGTCACCATCGCACACTCCGTTTGCTTGCATCAACCAACTAGTTGCTGAGTACAAGCATGCACCTCGGCCGGCGCCGCGGCAAATGAATTGCCGGTGACTCGCGTCTCGTGGTTACCGGCCGGTAGCATCCGGCGCATGAGCGCTGACCACTCGTTCGTCGCCGAAGCGATGAAGCAGGCAGTCCCGTGGGTCAAGACGATGGGCGTGGAGTTCCCCGAGGTCGCGGGCGACCGGGTGGTCGCCGAGCTGCCCGACCGCGAGGAACTGCGCAACCACGTCGGCGGCCCGCACGCCGCGATGATGTTCGGCCTGGCCGAGACCGCGTCCGGCGCCGTGGTGATGGCCGCGTTCGCGCGGCACCTGGCCGAGGTGACGCCGCTGGTGGCGCGGTCGGAGATCGCCTACAAGAAGCTGGCGCTCGGCGTGCTGCGCGCCGAGGCCGTGCTGGGCCGCCCGGCGGCCGAGGTGGTGGCCGAGTTGGCGGCGGGCGCCCGTCCGGAGTTCCCGGTCGCCGTGACCATCACCGACGCGGCGGGCGTGACGACCGGGCAGATGACCGTCGTGTGGACCCTGCGCCCGAACCGCTGAGCACCCCGCCGCCCCGACCCGTCCTCGCGCGGGCCGGGCGCCGGGTAGGTTCGACCGCCGTGAAGGTGGACCGACTGGAGATCGACCTCGACCCGCGGACCGCGCTCGACGCGGCGCGGGAGGCGGAGGCCGGCGGCTGCGACGGGTTCTGGGTGGCGGAGACGCGGCACGACCCGTTCCTGGCGCTCGGGCAGGTGGCCGGGCGGGTGGAGCGGGTCGAGCTGGGCACGGCGATCGCGGTCGCGTTCGCGCGCAACCCGATGAGCACCGCGGTGCAGGCCAACGACCTGCAGCTGCTGTCGGGCGGTCGGTTCAACCTCGGCCTCGGCTCGCAGGTGCAGCCGCACGTCACCAAGCGGTTCGGCATGCCGTGGTCGCGACCGGCCGCGCGGATGCGCGAGTTCGTGCTGGCGGTGCGCGCCATCTGGCACACCTGGGCCACCGGCGAGCGGCTGCGGTTCCGGGGCGAGTTCTACACGCACACGCTGATGACGCCGTTCTTCGACCCGGGACCCAACCCGCACGGACCGCCGAAGGTGTGGCTGGCGGGCGTCGGCGAGCTGATGACCGAGGTCGCGGGCGAGGTGGCGGACGGGTTCCTGTGCCACAGCTTCACCACCGAGCGCTACCTGCGCGAGGTGACGCTGCCCGCGCTGGCGCGCGGTCGGGCCAGGGCGGGCAAGCCGGTGGCCGGGCTGGAGGTCAGCGGCCCGTCGCTGGTGGCGTGCGACGAGGCGGCCGTCGCCGACGTGCGGCGGCAGATCGCGTTCTACGGCTCGACGCCCGCCTACCGCAAGGTGCTCGACCTGCACGGCTGGGGCGAGCTGCACGAGGAGCTGCACCGGCTGTCCCGGCGCCGGCTGTGGGACGACATGGCCGCCGCCGTCACCGACGAGGTCCTGGCCGCCTTCGCCGTCGTGGGCACGCCCGCCGAGGCGAGGGCCGAGCTGACCCGCCGCTACGGCGACGTGATCACCAGGGTCGCGGCGCCGGTGATCAGGACCGGATGAGGTGCCGACCGCTCGGCTCGTCCCGCACCCAGTGCCGGAACAGCTCCGCCCGCGCCCGCGCCACGGCCCGCTGCCGGACCCAGCACCGACGCCCCACGCGCGCCGCGAGCACGGCCAACGGCAGGGCCAGCACCGTCAGCACGACCATCGTCACCATCGCCATCACCTCCACGGTGGCAACGTCACCGTCGCCCACACCTGACGCCAATGGGGAAAACGTCACCCTGATGGAGCAGCATCACGGACACGGGCCGCAGCCGGCAAGGACGTGCGGGAACAGATCAGGCCCGGTGCGCTGGTGCGCACCGGGCCTGACCCGCATCTCACCTGAGCCGCCTATCGGAATCGAACCGATGACCTGCTCATTACGAGTGAGCCGCTCTGGCCGACTGAGCTAAGGCGGCGAGACGCGACAACTATAGCCCAAGCCGGGACCGTCACCGCACGGGGGTTGGGTCGTTGGAGCAGGAGTGACGGCGCTCACGTGCCGTCGCACGACGTCGCCGCCGGCACCGGAGGTCCGACCCACATGCGCCTGATGGCCCTGCCCGCCGCCGCCGTGCTGGTCGCGCTCTGCGCCGGGCCCGCCCTCGCCCAGCCGACGACGACGCCGGTCCCCGGTCCGCGCGACCCGAACCAGCCGCCCGTGTCGGCGGGACCGACCCCGCGGGCGCACGCGATCGGCGACGCGGGCACCGGGCTGGCGGTGGTCCGGCTCGCCCCGGACTCGACCGGCACCGGCACGATCCTGCCCGGTTTCGGCGAGCGGCTGCCCGAGCAGTCGGCGGCCGAGCTCGGCGTCGGGCTGGCGTCCGCGCAGGCCAACACCGAGGCGTTCCTGTCCTACGAGCGGTCGGTGGCGCAGGCGTCGCCGCTGGGCTTCGCGGTGCGGGGCCGGGCGCCGCAGACACCGGGCACGCTGGTGCAGACCGCGTCACCGGACAACGCCGAGCCGATCACCGGCGGCCTCACGCCGCCCGCCACGCCGCTGGACGCCCTGCTCAAGGTCGGTGTGCTGAACGGCAGCGTGCACGCCCGCTGGGACGACGAGCTGGGCCCGTGCGTGCAGCCGCTCGCGGACGCCAGGACCTCCGTCGCCTCGCTCAGCGTCCTCAACGCCATCCCCACCCTGCCGAGCACCCCGGACCTCACCGGCCTGCTCACCGGGGACACCCCGAAGCTCGACGCCGCCGCGCGCCAGTCGCTGATCGACAACGTCAAGCAGCTGACCGCGCCGCTGAGCAGCCTCGGCGGCCTGCTCTCCGGCACCCCCGACACCGGCGCGCAGGGCTCGCTGCTCAGCCTGCCGGACACCCTCAGCGCCCGTTCGACGGTCGAGCTGGTCGAGATCCCGGGCAGCGCCAACAAGGCCATCCGCTCGACCTCCACCCTCCAGGCGGCCGGTGTCCGGCTCCTCGCGGGCACCCCGGCGGAGATCCGCGTCGACGTCGTCGGCCAACCCACCCTCGTCGCGCTGTCCACCGGCGACCAGGCCACCTCGAAGGTCACCTACACCGCGCCGGTCCTCCGGGTCAGCCAGGGCGGCAGGGAGCTGGGCACGATCGACGCGGCCAACCCGAAGCTGGACGTCCCGATCGGCGTCGCGGCCGGTCAGCGGCTGCCGCTCGTCGGCGCGGTGGCGGACGGCCTGCCGAAGCTGGACATCGGCGTGCTGCGGCTCCAGGTCGCGCAGCTCAACCAGAAGGACATGGTCATCGACGGCCCCCTCCAGCAGGGCGGCCCCACCGTCAACGGGTTCATGATCGGGGCCACCGCGCGCCTGCTCGACCTCCAGCTGCTGCCGACCGACGTCCTCGGTCTGCCGAACCTGCCATCGGCGCTGGCGCAGGTGTCCCTGGGTGAGCAGATCGTGCGCGCGGCGGCCCCGAACGGCGGCGTGGTGTGCGCTCCGGCGCAGACCCCGCCGGGCGGTGGCGGCCAGGCCACCCCACCTCCGCAGGGCCGGCAGCTGGCCTACACCAACGCCGCCTACAAGACCGTCCCGATCTTCTGGACCGGCACCGCGCTGCTGCTGGTCGGCGCCGTCGTGGTCGGCGCCCTGCCGACCCGCCGCCGCCCGGCCGCCCGCCCCACGACCCGGTCGCCCGAGCCGCCGCCCTCGGCCTAGCGCGCGGGCCGGACCTCAGCCCCGCTGGAGCGTGGTCAGCATCGCCTCGACGGCGATCCGCGGCTTGACGTTCAGCTCCAGCGCGGTCCGGCAGCCGAGCACGGCCTCCAGCCGGCGCAGCGTCGACTCCGGCGTCCACGACGCCGCCGCCGACCTGGCGTCCTCGGCCCGGTCCGGGTGGTTGAGCACGGCCGCCGCGCCGGTCGCGGTCACCAGCACGTCCCGGTAGAACGCGGCCAGGTCGACCAGCGCCTGGTCCAGCGAGTCGCGCTGGGTCCGGGTGGCCCGCGACTTCTGCCGCTTCTCCAGGTCCTTCAACGCGCCCTTGGCGCCGCGGGTGGCGGCGGCCGTGCCCTTGCCGGTGCCACCACCGCCCATCGCGGTCTCCAACGCCTCGCGCTCGGCCTGGTCGCGGCCCTCGTTCGCGGTCTGCGCGTCACCCTCGGCGGCCGACACGAGCTGGTCGGCGCAGGTGAAGATGTCGGCGGGTCGGCGCAGCGCCATCGGAATCCGCAGCACGGCCTCGCGCCGCGCCCGGGACTGCTCGTCGGTCGCCAGCCGGCGCGCCCGGCCGACGTGCCCGCCGCACACCGAGGCCGCCCACGCCGCCACCTCCGGCGCCACGCCCTCGTGCTCCAGCGCCGACGCGATCGACGCCGCGCGCGGCGTGGCCAGCGAGACGATCCGGCACCGGGACCGGATGGTCACCGACACGTCCTCGGGGTGGTCGGAGGGCGCGCAGAGCAGGAACACGGTCCGCGCCGGCGGCTCCTCGACGGCCTTGAGCAGCGCGTTCGCCGCGCCTTCGGTGAGCCGGTCGGCGTCGGCGATGATCACCACCTGCCACCGCCCGGACGTCGGCCGGCGGGCCGACACCTGCACCAGCGACCGCATCTCGGCCACCGGGATCGACAGCCCCTCGGGCGCGACGACCCGCACGTCGGCGTGCGTGCCGGCCAACGTCGTGTGGCAGCCCGCGCACGAGCCGCAGCCGGGCCGGTCGTCCGCGGCGGTGCACTGCAGCGCCGCGGCGAACGCCCGGGCCGTCGCCGAGCGCCCCGAGCCGGGAGGTCCGGTGAACAGCCACGCGTGCGTCATCGCGCCGGGCGCGGGCGAGCCGCCCGCCACGATCGACGCGGCGGCCTCCGCCGCCGCCGACAGCACCGCGACCGCCTCGGGCTGACCGACGACGTCGCCCCACACACCACGGTTCACCGGGCGACCGTACCGATCCGTCAGGACGTCCCCGCCACCGGCTTGACCGGCATCCTGGTCCGCCGGGCCAGCAGCGGCAGCACCGCGGTCCGCACCCGCTCGGCCACCTCGTCCTCGGTGCCGTCGGCGTCGACCACGACGTAGCGCTCCGGGTCGGCCGACGCCATGTCGGTCAGCAGCTTCTGCACCCGCCAGTGGTGCTCGACCGTGTCCAGCGTGCCG
This genomic window from Saccharothrix sp. HUAS TT1 contains:
- a CDS encoding inorganic diphosphatase, with amino-acid sequence MEFDVTIEIPKGVRNKYEMDHKTGRIRLDRTLFTATQYPADYGFVDDTLGEDGDPLDALVLVQEPTFPGCLIKARAIGMFRMTDEKGGDDKLLCVPAEDPRSEHLRDIHHLNEFYRLEIQHFFEVYKDLEPGKSVEGATWVGRTEAEAEIIRSYQRLKDAVARGEDH
- a CDS encoding MDR family MFS transporter, which encodes MSETTTRADAPPPGAALLTHRQILTILSGLLLGLFLAALDQMIVATAMKTIADELHGQTLQAWATTAYLITATISTPLYGKLSDIYGRKPMYLTAISLFLAGSLLSGIANSMYELAAFRAVQGLGAGGLMSLAMAILADITSPRERSRYTGYFMAVFGVSSVAGPVVGGLFAGMESFLGTAGWRWVFLVNVPIALVALVVVAKVLNIPHQRVNHRIDFVGAGLLTTGLVPLLIVAEQGREWGWASGTAIAMYVVGVLGLVGFVFTEKRMGDEALLPLRLFKRQTFSLGNTINFVLGVGMFGAMVSLPLYLQIVKGYSATQSGLMMLPLTLGIMTAAGTSGNITAKTGRYKVFPVIGFGLMSVSLFLFSTVGTDTAIYQPLVLMFFTGAGLGLCMQTLLVAIQNDAEPRDMGVATSSATFFRQIGGTVGTAVFLSILFSTVGDKIGNALRAASATPDFQAALARPENREFAAGLQSGSGFDLDNTEFLAKLDPVLARPFLDGFSSSIDLVFLVGGVVTLIGFVIIWFLREIPLSSRSGLERVQDANSEGDQPAPVAMH
- a CDS encoding MarR family winged helix-turn-helix transcriptional regulator, coding for MGDEVRVEELALADRLGMALVRMNKMHACVAAHMSKSGLDKASFVLLANLNHLGPSRAGALAEAVFSDPSTVSRQVATLVRDGLVERRADPVDGRASVLAVTEAGARLLAERRARRNELLARLFADWPAAEWDRFIEYFERFVGDYEKALPDFIAESGLGPRSEGEK
- a CDS encoding DUF4442 domain-containing protein, whose translation is MSADHSFVAEAMKQAVPWVKTMGVEFPEVAGDRVVAELPDREELRNHVGGPHAAMMFGLAETASGAVVMAAFARHLAEVTPLVARSEIAYKKLALGVLRAEAVLGRPAAEVVAELAAGARPEFPVAVTITDAAGVTTGQMTVVWTLRPNR
- a CDS encoding TIGR03617 family F420-dependent LLM class oxidoreductase, giving the protein MKVDRLEIDLDPRTALDAAREAEAGGCDGFWVAETRHDPFLALGQVAGRVERVELGTAIAVAFARNPMSTAVQANDLQLLSGGRFNLGLGSQVQPHVTKRFGMPWSRPAARMREFVLAVRAIWHTWATGERLRFRGEFYTHTLMTPFFDPGPNPHGPPKVWLAGVGELMTEVAGEVADGFLCHSFTTERYLREVTLPALARGRARAGKPVAGLEVSGPSLVACDEAAVADVRRQIAFYGSTPAYRKVLDLHGWGELHEELHRLSRRRLWDDMAAAVTDEVLAAFAVVGTPAEARAELTRRYGDVITRVAAPVIRTG
- a CDS encoding DNA polymerase III subunit delta' — its product is MNRGVWGDVVGQPEAVAVLSAAAEAAASIVAGGSPAPGAMTHAWLFTGPPGSGRSATARAFAAALQCTAADDRPGCGSCAGCHTTLAGTHADVRVVAPEGLSIPVAEMRSLVQVSARRPTSGRWQVVIIADADRLTEGAANALLKAVEEPPARTVFLLCAPSDHPEDVSVTIRSRCRIVSLATPRAASIASALEHEGVAPEVAAWAASVCGGHVGRARRLATDEQSRARREAVLRIPMALRRPADIFTCADQLVSAAEGDAQTANEGRDQAEREALETAMGGGGTGKGTAAATRGAKGALKDLEKRQKSRATRTQRDSLDQALVDLAAFYRDVLVTATGAAAVLNHPDRAEDARSAAASWTPESTLRRLEAVLGCRTALELNVKPRIAVEAMLTTLQRG